TCGTCCTGATCGCGATACATGGTGCGCCAGTTGATGATGCCGAACCACTGGACGGCAGCCGCGAACTCGTCGGGCGCCCGGCCGATCGCCATCAGGGTCATGAAGCCGCCATAGCTGCCGCCGAAAATGCCCACCCGCTTGGCATCGACATAGCCGCTATCGACCAGGAAATGCTTGGCCGCGATCGTATCCTTGAGGTCCCCGCCACCCAGATCCTTGACATTGCCGTCCTGGAACGCCTTGCCATAGCCAGTCGAGCCGCGGAAATTCGGCTGGATCACGACATAGCCCCGGCTGGCAAAAGCGGTCGCGTAGCGGCTATAGCCGTCCAACGCCTGACCGGTGGGGCCGCCATGGGGCAGGACGATGGCCGGGTTCGAGCCGTCGCGCTTCAGATTGGCCGGCATCGTGACGATCGCGCTGATCAGCGTGCCGTCGAAGCTCTTGTAGGTGACGATATCGGACTTGGGCAGGGCTGCGGGCAACAGGCTGGCGATGGCGAGCTGGGTCGCGGGGCGCGAGGTGCCGCTGCTCAAATCGTAGAGATAGAGGTTCGCCGGCGAATCCGCCCCCGAATGATTGACCATCAGGGTCCGGCCATCGGGCGAGCGGGGCTCGCTGCCGACAGGATAGTTCACGCCGGGCGGGATCGCCAATGGGGTTTCGGTCCCGGTCGCCAGATCATAGCCATAGAGTGTGCTGCGCGTGTCCGCGTTGGTGCCGAAAATCAGCGTTCTGCCATCCCGCGTGAAGATACTGGCGGTCTGTTCCCAGGGCGTGGGCTTCAGCCATTTCCACTGCCTGGAGACGCTATCGTACAGGCCAGCATGAATCTGGCCGGTATCGACGTCGGTGTTGACCGCAATCCACCGGCCGTCAGCGGTGGCGTCCGCGGCGGTATAGACGGTATCGGCCTTGGCGATCAGCTTGGTTGCGGCACCGGTCGCGATATCGATCCGCCAGACCTCCCCCACCTTGGAATCGACTCGGTCGCGATTGGCGATCAGCGCCTTGCCACCGTCGATCCAGGCGATCGGCGACCAGCCATATTGCGGATCGGCTTCCTTGGTCAGCACCCGGACCACGCCATTCGCATCCATGACCGCGACGTTCGACTGGCCTTCGGACCGGAGCTTGGTCGACAACGCCACCAGTCCGCCGCTGGGACCAGGCAACATACCGCTTTCACGGCGGTCGGGGGTATTGGTGAGATTTTCGACCGCGCCGCCATTCACCGGCACACGGTAGATATCGCTATACTCGTTGCCACCGACATCCTGCTGGAAATAGAGATATTGGCCATCGGCCGATGCGGTAAGACCGGTCTGCGCATCATCGGACTGGGTAAGCTGGACAGGCCAGCTGCCGGCTGCGTCGGTCCGCCAGATGTTGGTCCGCCCGGTCAGGTTGGTCGCGACGAATATCCGCTTGCCGTCGATACTCCATGCAACGCTACCCAGGCTGCGCGAGGCGCCAATATCCGCCACTGGGACAGCGCGTGCATCGGGATTGACCGGCGAGCTGAGGCTCTTGGGATCGGTAACTGCCCGTTCCGGCGTCGGAATTTGCGCCAGCACCGGGAAGGCGACGAGCAAGGGCAAGGCGGTAGCGGCGAGCAGATAGCGCATGTCAGATCCCCCAACTGTTATGCGATCACAATATAGTAGCGGCAAAAGCCCGCAAGATCGGGAAATTCCCTGCGCTTGAGGACTGTATTTTTGCGCCGCGCGCGACTAGAGGGCTGCGGCAAGCCTGAAGCGGCATCCCGAACAGCAGGAAGCATCCCCCATGACCACCGACGTCACCATCAAGCGCGCCCTCCTTTCCGTATCGGACAAGACCGGCCTCATCGAACTGGGCCAGGCACTGGGCCAGCATGGCGTCGAACTGGTATCGACCGGCGGCACCGCCAAGGCCCTGCGCGAGGCGGGCCTGGCCGTGAAGGATATTTCCGAGCTGACCGGCTTCCCCGAGATGATGGACGGCCGCGTCAAGACGCTGCACCCCAAGGTCCATGGCGGCCTGCTGGCGGTGCGGGGCAACCCCGAGCATGTCGCGTCGATGGACGAGCATGAAATCGGCGCGATCGATCTGGTGGTCGTCAACCTCTATCCCTTTGCCGCGACCGTGGCCAAGGGCGCCGACCGCGACGAGATCATCGAGAATATCGACATCGGTGGCCCGTCGATGGTCCGTTCCGCCGCGAAAAATCATGAGAGCGTCGCGATCGTCACCGATCCGGCCGACTATGCCCGCCTGATCGCCGAAATGGCGGAGAAGGGCGGCGCCACCAGCTATGATTTCCGCCGGATGCTGGCGGCCAAGGCCTATGCCGCCACCGCCGCCTATGACTCGATGATCGCCAGCTGGTTCGCCTTCGCCGACCAGGGCGTCGCCTTCCCCGAGAGCCTGTCGCTGTCGAGCAAGCTCAGCACCACGCTGCGCTATGGCGAGAATCCGCACCAGTCGGCCGCGCTCTACCTGCCCAACGGCCCGACCGCGAACGGCATCGCCCAGGCCAAGCAGATCCAGGGCAAGGAACTGAGCTACAATAATTATAACGACGCCGATGCGGCGCTGGAGCTGGTCAGCGAATTCCGCAACGGCCCGCCGACCGTCGTCATCGTGAAGCACGCCAATCCCTGCGGCGTCGCCACCGGCGAGACGCTGATCGAAGCCTATGAAGCGGCGCTCGCCTGCGACAGCGTGTCGGCCTTTGGCGGCATCATCGCCGTCAACCGTCCGCTCGACGGCCCGACCGCCGAAGCGATCAGCGGCATCTTCACCGAAGTCGTCGCCGCGCCCGACGCCGATGACGAAGCCAAGGCGATCTTTGCCAAGAAGAAGAATCTGCGCCTGCTGCTGACCGGCGATCTGCCCGATCCGGCCCGCCCCGGCCTGATGGTCAAGAGCATCGCCGGCGGCCTGCTGGTCCAGAGCCGCGACAATGGCAAGGTCGACCTGGATGCGCTCAAGGTCGTGACCAAGCGCGCACCGACCGAGCAGGAGCTGAAGGACTGCCTGTTCGCCTGGACCGTGGCCAAGCATGTGAAGTCGAACGCGATCGTCTATGCCAAGGGCGGCAGCACCGCCGGCGTCGGCGCGGGCCAGATGAACCGTCTGGAATCCGCCCGCATCGCCGCCTGGAAGGCGAAGGACGCGGCGGAAAAGGCCGGCTGGAGCGAACCGCGCACGATCGGTTCGGCCGTCGCTTCCGACGCCTTCTTCCCCTTTGCTGACGGCCTGCTGGCGGCGGTGGAAGCCGGCGCGACGGCGGTGATCCAGCCGGGCGGTTCGATCCGCGACGAGGAAGTCATTGCCGCAGCAGACGAAGCGGGCCTGGCCATGGTCTTCACCGGCATGCGCCACTTCCGCCATTAAGGCTTGTTTCCCAACGCGCTAGACGGCGGGTCGGGACAGCCAGGCGACAAAGTTTATGCGGGTGCGAAACGATCCTGTTCGCACTCGCAAAATCGCAGAAAACTGCCATTTTTTGGCAATTGGCCTCTTTTCAATGCGTCCGGAGAATCCTATTTAAAGGGACGACCCCGCACCCACGTCAGGCGTTGGGCACGACACAAGAAAAAGACATGTTCGACAGGAGAATAGGATGACCAAGAAGATGCTGGTGGCGATGGCCGCCACGATGGCATTCGCCATGCCCACCCTCGCCATGGCCGGCAGCAGCGATCCCGAAGTGATCGTCGACGGCACCACCGGCCAGACCACCCGTACCATCGCCGTCTCGGTCGCCGACCTCAACCTGGCCAGCGCCAACGGCATGCGCCGGGCTGATTATCGCGTCACCCGCGCCGCCAAGGAAGTGTGCGGCTGGATGAACGGGTCGATCCTGCCCGCCACGCCCGACTATCGCGCCTGTTTTGGCGAAGCGCTGGATGGCGCACGCAGCGATCTCAGCGCCATGGCGCAACGCCAGGGCTGATCAGCCGCAAGAAGAACCGCTTCCCCGCCATGGGGACTGCAGGGGGCCGTTCCGCGTCAGGCGGAGCGGCCCTTTGCCTTATCGGTGCGATGCTGGCCCGGCTCGTCATGCTTACCCGCCATTAACCACTCCTTAGAGGATTTCCTTCAGTCACCGAGACACGAAGGACCATTCGGGGGAATAAAGCATGCCGCGTGCCGACCAGAGCGTGGACGTCGCCATCATCGGGGCCGGCCCGGCGGGACTGACCGCCGCCTATTTGCTGACCAAAAAGGGTTTTTCGGTCACCGTCATCGAGAAGGACCCGGTCTATGTCGGCGGCATCAGCCGCACCGTCGAGATGGACGGCTATCGATTCGATATTGGCGGCCATCGCTTCTTTTCCAAGTCGAAGGAAGTGGTCGACCTGTGGAACGAGATCCTGCCCGACGACTTCATCCAGCGCCCACGGATGAGCCGCATCTATTATGAGGGCAAATTCTACTCCTATCCCCTGCGCGCGTTCGAGGCGCTGTGGAACCTGGGCATCTGGCGCTCGACCCTGTGCATGGCGAGCTTCGCCAAGGCCAGGCTGTTCCCCAACCGCAACATCCGTTCCTTCCAGGACTGGACCGTCAACGCGTTCGGCCACAAGCTGTTCTCGATCTTCTTCAAGACCTATACCGAGAAGGTCTGGGGCATGCCGTGCGACGAGATGTCGGCCGACTGGGCGGCACAGCGGATCAAGGGCCTGTCGCTGTGGGGCGCGGTGGTCGATGGGCTGAAGCGCAGCCTGGGCCTCAACAAGAAGCCCAATGACGGCATGGCGACCAAGACGCTGCTCGAAACCTTCCGCTATCCGCGCCTTGGCCCCGGCATGATGTGGGAAGCCGCGCGCGATCGAGTGATCGAGGGCGGCAACCAGATATTGATGGCGCATAGTTTGAAGCAACTGGCGCAGGACCAGGGCACCGAGCGCTGGCGCGTGGTCGCCGACGGACCGGACGGCGATGTCGTGATCAATGCCGCGCATGTGATCTCGTCCGCGCCGATGCGCGAGTTGGCCGCGCGCATCCATCCGCTGCCCGAAACGCTGCCCGATGCGATGGAACTCAAATATCGCGACTTCCTGACCGTGGCGCTGATGATCAAGTCGGAGGATCTGTTCCCCGACAACTGGATCTATATCCATGACAGCAAGGTGCAGGTCGGCCGCATCCAGAATTTCCGCAGCTGGTCGCCCGAGATGGTGCCCGACGAATCGGTCGCCTGCGTGGGCCTGGAATATTTCTGTTTCGAGGGCGACGGCCTGTGGGCGTCCGCCGATGCCGACTTGATCGACCTCGCCAAGAAGGAAATGGCGATCCTGGGCCTGTGCAATCCCGACGATGTGGTCGGCGGCGCAGTGGTCCGTCAGGAAAAGGCCTATCCGGTCTATGACGATGCCTATGCCGACCATGTGCTGGCGATGCGCACCGAACTGGAGGCCGTCGCCCCGACGCTGCACCTGGTCGGCCGCAACGGCATGCACCGCTACAACAACCAGGATCATGCGATGATGACGGCGATGTTGACGGTGCGCAACATCGAGGCTGGCGCGCGTGTCTATGACATCTGGGCGGTCAACGAGGATGCCGAATATCATGAATCGGGCGAGGAAGGGCAGGATGTCGCCGGCGAGCAGGCCGCGCTGGCCAGCACCCGCCTGGTGCCGTCGCGCCTGAAGGCCGCATGAGGCCATGGGTGCTCGCCTGCGCGCCGTGACGGCCCGGCTGGGCACGATCGCCGCGCGCTTCATGTTCGCCCGCTATCTGCTGGCGAGCATCATCGCGTTGGCCAGCGACATGCTGCTGTTCCTGGCCCTGTCGCATGGCGGCGCGGCACCGGCACTGGCGGCCTTTGGCGGCTATGCAACAGGACTGGTCGTCCATTGGCTGATCAGCAGCCGCTTCGTCTTCGACACCGGCAGTGGTCCGACCCACGCACAGCGCCTGGGCTTTGTCCTGAGCGCCCTGGTCGGCCTGGGCATCACCATGGCGATGGTGGGCGGGCTCAGCGCGCTCGGCATGGCCCCCGCCACCGCCAAGCTCCTGTCCATTCCCGTGAGTTTCCTGTCCGTCTATGCGATCCGCAAATATGGCATCTTTGCCCGCGCCTGACCCCCGCGCACGGGTGTGGGCGCTGCTGGCCTGGCTGCTTTGCAGCATAGTCATGCTGTGGTTGTTCCGTAGCGATTTCGGGACGCTGGGTTTTCGCGATCCCGATGATGCGATGCGGCTGCAGCAGGTACGCGACTGGATCGGCGGACAGGCCTTCTGGGATGTCAGCCAGCATCGGGTGAACCCGCCGATCGGCGGACCGATGCACTGGTCCCGTATCGTCGACATGCCGATCGCGGCGCTGATCCTGCTGACACGGCCTTTGCTGGGCGAGAGCGGCGCCACCATCCTGGCCTGCGCGCTCGTCCCCCCGTTGCTGCTGGGCGGCCTGACGGCGGCGCTGTTCCTGGCGACGCGGCGTATCGCGGGTGCGGGCGTAGCGCTGCTGGCCGTGGTCCTGCTGCTGACCGCGCCGACCGTCCTGGTCCAGTTCACGCCGTTGCGGATCGATCATCATGGCTGGCAGATCTGGATGGCGACGGTCGCGCTGGGCGGTGCGATGGATGCCCGCCGCACCCGCGGCGGCATCATCGCCGGCCTCGCGCTGGCGATCTGGTTGCAGATTTCGAGCGAGGCGCTGCCCTATGTCGCGCTGTTCGCTGCGCTGTTCGCGCTGCGCCAGTGGATCGAGCGGGCGGAAACATCGCGTTTTGTCGCCTTTGCGACGACGCTGGGCGCGGCGGCGCTGGGCGGGCTCCTGCTGTTGCGCGGCTGGTCGATGGCGATGCAGAGCCGGTGCGATGCACTGTCCGCCGTCTATGCCTGGCCGCTGGTCGCGCTGGCGTTGATGACGCCGCTGGCGTGGCGCCTGATCGGCGGCGGGAACGCCACGCGACGGTTCCTGCTGGCCGCGAGCGGGGGTGGCGCCGCAATCATAACCCTGCTGGCCACCGGTGGCCCCTGCCTGTCGGGCGATCCGTTCCAGGCACTGGGGCCGCTCGCCTACAAGCTCTGGTATCTGCAGGTGCTGGAAGGCCGGCCGATCTGGGAGCAGAGCCTGTCCATGGCAGGCGTCATCCTGCTGCCCGTCCTGGCCGGCCTGGCCGGTACGCTGGTCGCCGCGCGCGCCGCGCATCGACCGGACGCGCGCCAGCGATGGCTGGCGCTGGCGCTGCTGCTGGCCGGCGCGGGCATGGTGGCGCTGATGGTGATGCGCGCGGCGTCGGTCGCCCATGTCTTTGCCGTGCCCGGCATCGCCTGGCTGTTGATCTGTCTGTTCCGACGAATCCAGGCTTCGTCACGGGCGGTGATACGCATAGGGGGATCAGTCGCGCTGGTGCTGCTGACGCCGGTCGGCCTGAGCGCCCTGTGGGTGGCACTGGCGGCCGCGCCCGAGCCGCCGACGAAGAGTGCCAGCGTCAATTGCCGCGCGGCAACGACGCTGGCGCCGTTGCGGGCATTGCCGCCGGCAACCCTGTTCGCGCCCCTGGACCTTGGCCCCGACATATTGGTGCAGACCCGCCATAGCGTGATCGGGACCGCCCATCATCGCAATGCCGCGGGCATCACCGCCGTGATCGAAGGGTTCGTCGCATCCCCCGACCAGGCGCGGCGCGTGGTGATGGCGCTGCAGGGCGGCAAGGGCGCGGACTATGTCGTGACCTGCACCGGGCTCAATGAATTTTCCGGCTATGCCAAGGAAGGGCCGGCAGGGCTGGCCGCGATGCTGAACAAGGGGCAGATCCCCGCCTGGCTGCGGCCGCTGCCCGGCAAGGGGCCACTGCATATCTACCGGGTGGTGGATCAGCCCGGGACGAAGGCCATCGCCACGCCGTTCATGCAATAGCGCAGGCCGGTGGGTTTCGGCCCATCGTCGAACACATGACCCAGATGCCCGCCGCAACGGGCACAATGCACCGCGGACCGGGGATAGCCCAGCGCGAAGTCCCGGGTGGTCCCGATCGCCCTGGGCAGCGGGGCATAGAAGCTGGGCCATCCGGTTCCGCTGTCGAATTTCGTGCGCGAGCTGAAAAGTCGCTGCGCGCAGCCTGCGCAGGTGAAGGTGCCGGCGCGATGTTCGTCATTGAGCGGGCTGCTGCCAGGATATTCGGTCGCGCTCTGGCGCAGCACCTTATAGGCCCAGGGACTGAGTTTCTTGCGCCATTGCGCATCGGTCAGCGCATAGGGATAGGCGGCCTCGGCCCTTCCCGGGTCGAGACGCCACAGGGCCAGGCCCACCGCGCCGGTCAGGGCGCCACCCAGAAGCTGCCGCCGATTCATCATCGACAGTCTATAGCATCAGCCTGTCGTGGCCCTGAACAACTGCTTCCACCAGCGACCGCCCGATTTCAGCACATGGCGACGGAACAGCAGCACGCCGATGCGGATGATGAGCGCAACCCAGGCCCCCTGCCACAGAATCGCCACCAGATGCGGCCAGATGCTGCTATCCTGCGCCGCCCGCGCGATCATCGCGAAGGGCGAGGAGAAGGGAAAGACGACCGCCGCCACCTCCATCGGTGATCCCATATGATCGACGGCATAGGTCGCGAAGAAGAAGATCAGCATGTTCGCCATGGTGACCGGCATGTTGAGCGTCTGCACCTCACGCACGGTGGCGGCCTGCGCGCCGATGCCCAGGAACAGCGACCCCAGCAGCGTGTAGGCCATCGCAAAATAAACAATGCCCAGCAGCAGAAAGGCGGGCCAGCCGACCGCCGGCACCGGCAGCCCCGCATCCACCCCCTTCACCAGCAGGAAGGTACCAAAGGCCGTCCCTCCCCAGAAGGCGATTCCCACCAGGCTCATCCCCAGCATCGCCGCCAGCTTGCCGATGAAGATCGCATCGATCGGCACGGCAGCAGCGAGGATTTCTATGATCTTGTTGGTTTTTTCCTCAACGAGATTGGACAGGACCATGCCCGCCAGCAATATGGTGAGGAAGAATATGACGATCTGTCCGATCCGGCCGATCGCGAGGCGCGCCTGCGACTGGGCACCCAGGCTGGTGGCCACGTCCTGATGTTCGACCCGGACCAGATGCAGCACCTTTTCCGCCAGCGCGGCGCTGGCAAGCAGGCTGATATCGCCGTCGAGTTTGTCGATATCCTCCGCCTTGCCGGTCAATATCGGGTGAGCGACCGTCCCCGAAACGATGGCGACGAAGTCCGAATCGGGCCGCGCCAGCAGATCGCGGGGCGTGGGTGACAGGGGGGCAGGCATCAACCGCGGCAGCGACTGCGGCCCCATGCGCTCGGTCAGGCGGTCATAGGCCCGCTCGATCCGGGCGACATCCGCCGGTGTCATCGCCAGCCCGACCGTGGGGCGCAGGTCACTGGTCGAAATCTTCTGGCCCAGCCCGCCAAAGGCCATGCCGAGCAGGATCGGCAGCAACGGGCCAAGCAGGAACAGGATGAAGGTACGCGACAATACCACGGCGGAAAAATCGCGCCGGGCAATGACGAAGGCGGCCCGCAGCAATTCGCTCATGCGTCCACCTCCTGCACCGCATCCTGTTCCATCTGGCGCGCCGTCGCTTCGCCGGCGATCGCGACAAAGGCATCGTGCAGGCCGGGCCGCTCGATCGACAGACTCTCAATCCCTGCCTGCCCGTCGAGCAGCGCGCGCAACAACGGCTCGATCCCCTCTTCGGGCAAGGCGAAATGCCACGCGCCGTCCTGCGCCAGCGTGTCGGTCGGCAACGCCCGGCGCCAGGCGCCATCGCTCAGCCGCGTGCGCAGCCGCACCTGGGGCGGCAGCCGGTCGCGTGCATCGCTGACCGATCCCTCGAACCGGATGCGGCCACCCGCGACGATGGCGATGCGTTCGCACAACCGTTCGGCATGGGCGATGACATGGGTGGAAAAGAGGATGGTGACGCCCTTGCGGGCCTGGTCGCGAATCAACCCCTCCAGCTTTTCCTGATTCATGGCGTCGAGGCCGGAAAAAGGTTCGTCGAGGACGATGAGGCGCGGTTCGTGCACGATCGTGCCGAACAGCTGCACCGTTTGCGCCATGCCCTTGGACAATTGCCGGATCGGCTTTTCCGCCGACGCGCCCATCCCATAATCCTGCAGCATCGCCCGCGCCCGTTCGCGCCCGATGCGCAGCGGCAGGCCGCGCAGCGCGCCCATGAAGGCGATCGCCTCATAGGCTTTCATCGACGGGTAGAGCCCCCGTTCCTCGGGCAGATAGCCGACCTGCTTGGCCATGCGCAGCGGCGCGGGATCGCCCAGCAGGGTGCGATACCCCTCATCCGGGTCGATGATGCCGAGCAGGGTGCGCAGCAGGCTGGTCTTGCCGGCACCATTGGGGCCGAGGATGCCATAAATGCTGCCTGTGGGCACGGCGATGTCGACGCCGTCCACCGCGCGAAAATCGCCGAACGCCTTGACAAGAGCATGGCCTTCGACGGCATAGGGGGCGGCAGGAGCCGGAGTGTCACCGATCATCCGCCCCTGATAATCCCGGACCATGCCAGTGCAAAACGAAACATTGGAGCAGCGCCTGAAAGCGCAGGCCGCGCAACTGGGCTTTGCCGCCTGTGCGATCGCGCGCGCCGATGCCGCGCCCAAGACCGGCGAACGGCTGCGCCAATGGCTGGATGCGGGCCATCATGGCGACATGCTGTGGATGGAGGAACGGTCCGAACAGCGCGGGTCGCCCAGAGGGCTGTGGCCCGAGGTACAGAGCGTCATCATGCTGGGGATGAGCTATGCCCCCGGGCGCGATCCGCTGGCGCTGGCCGATGTCGGCGATCGCGGACGCATTTCGGTCTATGCGCAGGGCCGCGACTATCATGACGTGGTCAAGAAGGCGCTGAAGGCGCTGGCCCGCTGGCTGGTCGAACAACAACCGACCGCGCTGAAAGTGTTCGTCGATACCGCGCCGGTGATGGAAAAGCCGCTGGCGCAGGGCGCGGGGCTGGGCTGGCAGGGCAAGCACAGCAATCTGGTGAGCCGCCAGCATGGCAGCTGGCTGTTCCTGGGCGCCATCTATACCGAGATCGCGCTGGAGCCCGATGCGCCGGAGGTGGACCATTGCGGCAGTTGCACCGCCTGCCTGTCATCCTGCCCGACTGACGCCTTTCCCGCGCCCTATATCGTCGATGCGCGGCGCTGCATTTCCTATCTGACGATCGAGCATAAGGGGCCGATCCCGGAGGAGTTCCGGGCACGGATGGGCAATCGCATCTATGGCTGCGACGATTGCCTGGCCGCCTGCCCCTGGAACAAGTTCGCGCAGGGGGCGGCGGCCAACCGCGCCTTCATCGGCCGGGCGGAGCTGGCGACACCGGCGCTGGGCGATCTGCTCGACCTGGACGATGCGGGCTTTCGCGAGATTTTCTCCGGATCGCCGATCAAGCGGATCGGCCGCGACCGGATGGTGCGCAATGCCGCGATCGCGGCGGGCAATAGCGGCGACCTGCGGCTGGTCGATCGACTGCGGTCACTGACGGCCGATCCCGATCCGGCAGTGGCGGAAGCGGCCGAATGGGCGCTAGGCCAATTGCTCAGCGCTGCTGGAGCGTAGCCGCGCAGGCGGCATGGTCGACGTCGGTACCGGCCGGCGTGCGGGCATCGACATGGGTCACGACCGGTTCCTTCCCCTTGGCGGGCGAATAGAGATAGGCGTCGAGCACGCAGCGGCCGTTGGCGAATTGCAGCTTGCGCACGGTCGTTTCGCGAATGTCGAGGCGCGGCGTGCCGAACATCTGGGTCAGGCGCTTGGCATCCATGCCCATTAAAGGCCCGGTCTTGGTGAAGGCGCTGGCAGGCGGGCCGGCGGGCGGCGGGGTGTAGCTGGTGGCGGGCGGCACGACGCCTCCGCAGGCCGCGAGCGGCAGCGACAGGAGCGCGGCGAGCGCGAAACGGGGCGACATCAGACCGGCTTCCTCTTGGACCCAAGCAACATGTGGACCGCCATAGCCGCGCTCCAGATCGGCGCAAGCAGGTTGACCACGGGTATGAGGAAGAGAAGCGCCGAAACGAGGCCCAGGAGCCACCGGTTGCCACGCCCTATCGGTGGCAGGGCGGGATGGCGCGGTTCGACCATGTCGGCCAGGTCACGGCCGAGCAGATAGGCGTTCACCGCCAGGAACAGCCCGATCGTGCCGATCCCCGTGACCAGCAACAGCACATAGGCGGGCAATGCCAGCAGGTTCCAGCCGAGGGTGCGCCCGACCGACCGCAGCGCATAGTGAAGGCTGCGCGTGAACCCCACCGGCCGTCCTACAGCCTGGGGATAACTATCCCGCTCCACCGCTTCGATCACATCGTCGGCGAACAGGCCCATGACCAGCATGGCGATGGTGCGGAACAGCAGCCAGCTGGCCGCGATCATCGCAAGACCGGTCGCTGCCGCTTCTGCCATGCCGCCCCAGCCATCGCCCTCGCCCCAGCCGAAATGCAGGCGGGTGGCGTGGAAGCCGGACCATAGGCCAACGCCCAGCAACGCGAAGAGCAACAGGGTCAGCCCCAATGTCTTCGCCAGCAGCCGGCGCGCGGCAGTGTGGAAGATCAGGGGAAAGGCGCGCAGCGCTGCGGTAATGATCATGGCCCGATATCCTGCGGTCCGGCACGCCCGTCAATCAGCAGCGTTGCGCGGCGGCCCCCGGACCGGTAGAGACGGCCCAATTTACCGCCATTTTCCTATCATCTTTCACAGGAGCCCGCGTGACTTCTTCCCCCACGCTTGACGTTGTCGCGATCGGCAATGCCATTGTCGACGTTCTGGCCCGCAGCGACGACGCCTTTCTGGCGCAACATGCGCTGACCAAGGGCGGCATGCAGCTGATCGACGCCGAAATGGCCGAAACCCTCTATGCCGACATGCCCCAGGCCAAGGAAATCAGCGGCGGTTCGGCCGCCAACACGCTGGCCGGCCTGGCGGCGCTGGGCGCCAAGTGCGGCTTCATCGGCCAGGTCAATGACGACCAGCTGGGCGGCGTCTTCGCCCATGACGTGCGCGCGCTGGGCATCAAGTTCGACACGCCGGCGGTGCAGGGCGACATTCCGACCGCCCGCTGCCTGATCCTGGTGACGCCGGACGCGCAGCGCACCATGAACACCTTCCTGGGTGCGTCGCAGTTCCTGCCCGAAGCCGCATTGGACCTGGAGCTGATCCAGTCGGCCCGCATCCTGTATCTCGAAGGCTATCTGTGGGATCCCGAGCAGCCGCGCGCCGCGATGCGCGCCGCGATCGACGCCGCCCGTACCGCCGGCCGCAAGGTCGCCTTCACCCTGTCCGACAATTTCGTGATCGACCGCCATCGCGCCGACTTCATCGACCTG
The sequence above is drawn from the Sphingobium sp. AP49 genome and encodes:
- a CDS encoding EI24 domain-containing protein; this translates as MIITAALRAFPLIFHTAARRLLAKTLGLTLLLFALLGVGLWSGFHATRLHFGWGEGDGWGGMAEAAATGLAMIAASWLLFRTIAMLVMGLFADDVIEAVERDSYPQAVGRPVGFTRSLHYALRSVGRTLGWNLLALPAYVLLLVTGIGTIGLFLAVNAYLLGRDLADMVEPRHPALPPIGRGNRWLLGLVSALLFLIPVVNLLAPIWSAAMAVHMLLGSKRKPV
- a CDS encoding ABC transporter permease; protein product: MSELLRAAFVIARRDFSAVVLSRTFILFLLGPLLPILLGMAFGGLGQKISTSDLRPTVGLAMTPADVARIERAYDRLTERMGPQSLPRLMPAPLSPTPRDLLARPDSDFVAIVSGTVAHPILTGKAEDIDKLDGDISLLASAALAEKVLHLVRVEHQDVATSLGAQSQARLAIGRIGQIVIFFLTILLAGMVLSNLVEEKTNKIIEILAAAVPIDAIFIGKLAAMLGMSLVGIAFWGGTAFGTFLLVKGVDAGLPVPAVGWPAFLLLGIVYFAMAYTLLGSLFLGIGAQAATVREVQTLNMPVTMANMLIFFFATYAVDHMGSPMEVAAVVFPFSSPFAMIARAAQDSSIWPHLVAILWQGAWVALIIRIGVLLFRRHVLKSGGRWWKQLFRATTG
- the queG gene encoding tRNA epoxyqueuosine(34) reductase QueG; protein product: MPVQNETLEQRLKAQAAQLGFAACAIARADAAPKTGERLRQWLDAGHHGDMLWMEERSEQRGSPRGLWPEVQSVIMLGMSYAPGRDPLALADVGDRGRISVYAQGRDYHDVVKKALKALARWLVEQQPTALKVFVDTAPVMEKPLAQGAGLGWQGKHSNLVSRQHGSWLFLGAIYTEIALEPDAPEVDHCGSCTACLSSCPTDAFPAPYIVDARRCISYLTIEHKGPIPEEFRARMGNRIYGCDDCLAACPWNKFAQGAAANRAFIGRAELATPALGDLLDLDDAGFREIFSGSPIKRIGRDRMVRNAAIAAGNSGDLRLVDRLRSLTADPDPAVAEAAEWALGQLLSAAGA
- a CDS encoding adenosine kinase, with translation MTSSPTLDVVAIGNAIVDVLARSDDAFLAQHALTKGGMQLIDAEMAETLYADMPQAKEISGGSAANTLAGLAALGAKCGFIGQVNDDQLGGVFAHDVRALGIKFDTPAVQGDIPTARCLILVTPDAQRTMNTFLGASQFLPEAALDLELIQSARILYLEGYLWDPEQPRAAMRAAIDAARTAGRKVAFTLSDNFVIDRHRADFIDLIEQGLIDILFSNEGEIQSLAQIDDFDAALARFADKVPVLVSTRSEKGAVAIVDGVRHEAPAAPVSQIIDTTGAGDLFAAGYLAAHLEARSVEDCLALGAAAAAEVISHWGARPEEDLNLIRAKLFA
- a CDS encoding ATP-binding cassette domain-containing protein, coding for MIGDTPAPAAPYAVEGHALVKAFGDFRAVDGVDIAVPTGSIYGILGPNGAGKTSLLRTLLGIIDPDEGYRTLLGDPAPLRMAKQVGYLPEERGLYPSMKAYEAIAFMGALRGLPLRIGRERARAMLQDYGMGASAEKPIRQLSKGMAQTVQLFGTIVHEPRLIVLDEPFSGLDAMNQEKLEGLIRDQARKGVTILFSTHVIAHAERLCERIAIVAGGRIRFEGSVSDARDRLPPQVRLRTRLSDGAWRRALPTDTLAQDGAWHFALPEEGIEPLLRALLDGQAGIESLSIERPGLHDAFVAIAGEATARQMEQDAVQEVDA